A region of the Chroicocephalus ridibundus chromosome 1, bChrRid1.1, whole genome shotgun sequence genome:
catgtcttccttatgctggcagccccagagctggatgcagtattccaggtggggtctcaccagagtggagtagaagggtcagtcacctccctcgacctgctggccctgatgctttttatgcagcccaggatatgatggGATTTCTGGGCCGCAAGCATGCAACTCTAGATCAAAGCACTGGAATTCCAGAGAAAGACCAGGGAGGTGGGGGTATCTGTATCCAGGAGTGGGATTTCTCCATGAACAAATTCCTAGATGTGGAAATCAAAGTTGGTACCACAGGAGAAGGCCCTGCCCTTTACTGTGTGTGGAAGCAAATTCAGCACCTCCCTCCAAATTTTTCTGGTCATCTGACCAGAAActcattattttcttcagagtttCATTCCAAACGCCTCCTATTTCACACACTACCCTGCTCACCCCATTTACTCAAGTTTCGTCCTCTGTGACACTGAGGTCCACTTCTTAGCATTTGCTAGTTTTTCTTCTTAGTCACTACTGGTTGTACCAGTTGTGAAGCCTGTGCTGCCATCACACTGGTGAGGCCTCAGATATAAATTTCCTATAAATCAGATGGATTATATGATAAGATTGCTAGCAAATCTACCGTTTTTAAAGACTCATGGCTTTCAAGCAAATCCCACTGGATGAAGGAGAGTAGCAAAGCAAGTTTAAATAAATGAGTTTTCTCTCATTTGCATATACAACAAACAGTAGTAATGAGGAAATCCACACCATATGGTGCCTCAGCTGTATCACTGGGTTCCAATACATCATCAGGTTCTAAAGAACTtgtgatgcaaaaaaacccaaaacattccaaCCAAGCTCCCTCAAATGTTATAGATCGCAGTTATGTTTAGGGATAACTCAATAATATCAGTCTGCATATCAAAAGTCTTAGGATTGTCTAGTTAAAAAGTAAGATGAAAAGACTTTCTAGCCCTTTTCACCTTTAATTTGTTTGCGATGTTAGAAATAATGTACTCTATTAAAAAGATCTTACATGACTTTAGTTTGCATATTGTTATTACACTTGTACCAGATACAGATATGGTTTTAAATTGCCATAAAACCTCTCAAGAAAATTAAGATCAACTTTGCAGTTGGATGTAATACACTGAGATGATGATTCTTTTACTTATTAGGTACTTTCTTGTGCAGTCATGGTGAGATGTTGCCTTACTGCATCAAATGCTATTTCCTCACTATAGTTTAATGAGGAAATAGAGCAACTGTCCTAATTAAAGCACACTTGGAAAGCTACAGgttcttttttggttgttttttggtttgggttttttgttggtttttttgggggggagggttgtttttatgttttggtttgggtttttttttttgggggggggttgtgtttgtttttttttttttttttttttttaatgcagcagagTTTTGCAGAGGTTTCCTTTCTCATTTGCCTCCTAATACTATGTGTCCAAACTCCTGAGCAAAATGTAGTTCCTATAATCTGAGGATTGGATCCTAAACTTTGATCCAAATAATAATTATTGACTCCAATCCACAGTAAAAGCAACTTAATTAGGCATTATACTCAGcagcaaaattttctttctgctttaattgTGTTTGTCTCAGAACACCCTCTGGTCCATGAGAGAACCAACTATGGTGCTAacagaaacatttggaaaatacATCGTGGCCACTGGTAGCAACTTTCATGCAAGGCAGACTTCTAGAAAGCACAATATTAAATTATATCAAATGTGCTCCACATTTTAGGGAAAGGTGTTTGCTGTTAATTAATCTATAAGCTACTGGTCTCAGTTTCTGCATCAGCCATTTCTGCCAGGACGCTTTGGAAAGTGATTTTCCAAGTCTTCTAGTGGTTATACAGCTAGAGGGAAAAGTTATACTAGGATATTCATCCTGCGCTTaggaaaagttttaaagaaattatgacTTTTGACACGCTAAAAGATTTTGTGTAATTCCTTTAGGCTTCCTTTAGCATTCAGAAGGCTGTTTATAACTGCCTCAGGAAACATATCTAGATGCAGGTCTTCAGGTATAAAGAACAAAGCAGACTTTGTGGAGCCAAATGGTGATTTTAGATACCAGCCTGGCAGGCCCACTGTTTATAGATAAACCTTCCAGTTAGTCTATAAACAGTCTTAGTTCATTCTGTTCTGTCAATAAGTGAACGTAATTAAATTAAAGCTAGTTTTGCCTGCTCATGTCATATATATTTGTGTGGCACTTTTTCACTTCAATATGTTTAAAATAACCGTTGGAATGAAAATGGAATTCACAGTTAAAATCATAGAAAAGACTTGTACTTTTTTGGACTCCTGTAATTTAATACATCCCCCTTCTCCCCTAAATTTAGGGAATATATTCTGCAAAGAAATATTCTGGAGATGTTGCCTAAATTCTGAAAATTATGTTCAGGAATGAAATTACGTAAACAACtgtacaaatttaaaaaaaaaataaaaatcctttttaaaaggtAGACATGTTTGAAGTGTGCAAAACACTAACAATATAAAAATTGGCAAGTACAATAGCCACATTAATTCTATTTGGAGTAAGTACCATGTAAAATGttaacaatttaaattaaaaatatagccCCATAACTCTTCCAGTGTTTATTCGTCCACTTTACAAATACTGTCCCACCTACTGCAAGAGGCAAGTATGCGAGGTTTGTTAGCAAAAGcgtgaaaaacacagcaaaatttttTGATTgcccatttaaaggaaaaaacaaaaaaaagtatgttttctttcgCTTGTTGTATCAAGCCGCAAACCAGCGAGCACTTCTCTCTTCCGGGGACCGGCTCTGGCGCCCTGCGGCCTGCGCTGCCCGTGGGACTGCgctccggggctgggggcggctgaGGAGGAAGACGGACGGTTCCCGCTGCGCTCCTAAGCAGTCGGCCCGAGTTGCCTTCAAGGGAGCCTCAAGATCTAAGCGTCTCCCACCGGAGCCCCTCACTGACCATTTTCCCTGCTGCTTAGGGCCTCCCTCCCTCTCGCACCGACACGAAAGTGCTGAACGCCCGGCGTCCGGCCCCCAAGGCTGCACAGAGGACTGGGCCGCGTTCTGGAGCGCGGTATGCGGGTAGACAAAGAAAACGCGGAGCCGCCATGGCCGAAGCGAACAAAGAGAGCGCGGCCCAGGAAAAGTCCCACCGCGGGCTGCCGGCGAGCAGAAGCGGGgacgggcggcggggcggggcggcaaCGCCCAGCGCGGACACGGATTGGTCGGATTTTGCCGCAGACCCGCGCGCAGCAGCGAGGCACGGGCCCGGCACGGCGAcgggcgcgccgccgccccctGCTCCCGCCACCGACGGAGACACGGAGCCGCCTCGGAACCGTCACCCGCGCAAagtggggggggcagggacggggcgggagaggaaagaaggggagaggcGCGCCGGCTGAGagcgggcaggggccgggcggggcgggagccCGGGGCCGCTGGCCACAGGCGGAGCCGACGGAGGCGTCCCGGGGCCCAGCGGCGGAGCAAGCGCCTGGGCCGCCGCCTCGCGGGGAGCCCGTGCCGAGGCGCGCGGGGGCCGCCCGGGGGCGGTGGGCGGGGGAAAGGGCGGAGACGGCGTCCGAGTGCCCGCCTCCCGCCGCAGTCCTCAACCAGGTCGGCTCCCGGGGAATATACCGCGGCTCCGCCGCGCTGTCAGCGTGCAGTGTGAAGCTGCGGGAGGTactaccatgtctggaagaggcaAGGGCGGGAAGGGGCTCGGCAAGGGGGGCGCCAAGCGCCACCGCAAGGTGCTGCGCGACAACATCCAGGGCATCACCAAGCCGGCCATCCGCCGCCTGGCTCGGCGCGGCGGCGTTAAGCGCATCTCGGGGCTCATCTACGAGGAGACGCGCGGCGTTCTCAAGGTCTTCTTGGAGAACGTGATCCGCGACGCCGTCACCTACACCGAGCACGCCAAGAGGAAGACGGTCACGGCCATGGACGTGGTGTATGCTCTCAAGCGACAGGGGCGCACCCTCTACGGCTTCGGCGGCTAATCTCGGATCGCAGACCTTGCACTGTCAAAACacaaaggctcttttcagagccacCCACAAATTTCACAATGAGAGCTGTTgattattacaaaaatattgctacaaaaaatactaaaaaatttAACAGAAGCAAAGCTATGAAAATGCATAACTCAGAGTTGTTCAGTGTATTGTATTTTAGTCAATGTGTATTATTTgctatgtatataaaaatataattcagaaatCTGGTAGAATACCCTTAGGTTTTAGTTTGCAATTACAGCTCTTTTTAGGAAAGCGTGGGGGCTcttaaaagagcctttgggttAGATTTTTAAACCGTTTTTACTTGGAGCTGGTGTACTTGGTGACAGCCTTGGTGCCCTCGGAGACGGCGTGCTTGGCCAGCTCGCCGGGCAGCAGGAGCCGCACGGCCGTCTGGATCTCCCGCGAGGTGATGGTGGAGCGCTTGTTGTAGTGCGCCAGGCGCGAGGCCTCGCCGGCGATGCGCTCGAAGATGTCGTTGACGAAGGAGTTCATGATGCTCATGGCCTTGGACGAGATGCCCGTGTCGGGGTgcacctgcttcagcaccttgTACACGTAGATGGAGTAGCTCTCCTTCCTTGCTCTCTTTCGCTTCTTGTCACCCTTCTTCTGCGTCTTAGTGACAGCTTTCTTAGAGCCCTTCTTCGGTGCTGGGGCAGATTTGGCCGGCTCAGGCATCCTTGAAAGTTTATTTCCAAGATCTTCACTGTACCTCACAACATCGAAAATGGCGACTGCCGCCCCTATTTATAAGGGCGTTATGCAAATTAGAGGATTGTGATCTTTCCATTCCTATTGGAGTAAAAAATATCAACGTAATTATAGGCACTTCCGTCCTGTTACTTGTCAGTTTAGGCGCTGCATCTACACAATCATTGTGCTTTGCAGCTGACACTAGTGGTGGTATCATCCTCACTAGGAAGAACAATGTATCTAAATACATAGTAAAAGGTACACTGAGGTTACACTAACTAATGAGATTATTAAGAACTTCTGGTTCCCACGCTTTCCTAGCAAGAGCTGTAATTGCAAATGAAAACCTAAAGGTATTCTATCAGAACAACTTTGAGTTATGCATTATCATAGCTttgcttctgttaat
Encoded here:
- the LOC134509962 gene encoding histone H4: MSGRGKGGKGLGKGGAKRHRKVLRDNIQGITKPAIRRLARRGGVKRISGLIYEETRGVLKVFLENVIRDAVTYTEHAKRKTVTAMDVVYALKRQGRTLYGFGG
- the LOC134509936 gene encoding histone H2B 7 isoform X4, encoding MPEPAKSAPAPKKGSKKAVTKTQKKGDKKRKRARKESYSIYVYKVLKQVHPDTGISSKAMSIMNSFVNDIFERIAGEASRLAHYNKRSTITSREIQTAVRLLLPGELAKHAVSEGTKAVTKYTSSKAFVF
- the LOC134509936 gene encoding histone H2B 7 isoform X3, which encodes MPEPAKSAPAPKKGSKKAVTKTQKKGDKKRKRARKESYSIYVYKVLKQVHPDTGISSKAMSIMNSFVNDIFERIAGEASRLAHYNKRSTITSREIQTAVRLLLPGELAKHAVSEGTKAVTKYTSSKSCQQCALTAQKANHILV